A single window of Anopheles moucheti chromosome 2, idAnoMoucSN_F20_07, whole genome shotgun sequence DNA harbors:
- the LOC128302535 gene encoding TBC1 domain family member 4 → MKTRLTTLTWRGSASVDPRFSAAMLPWSIADIRNHESYVTLSVGVEDGVLAAYNTDFELQFEHKLKYILGYCRVIVKQEKGKKNSDFLIPKAASTRPQPITVGNDNVAEIFGPEFGLVYLLKNPQDPLLHIHFYECEKYEQMAELIQQMRDPATIGGGSVGSIPQSIVSSSANPNDLQKALRNQGIHSTPASNLKLSEQMRHAQHDSSPTLAYHLPAQQQQYPHQNGGPNRLATSKSYSGGLNHSTGGVNGPTSSSSISSSLSSLPDISANNSQFFEVLYVGKIKVSHKRVPCTFIDDALPKFKAYDAEKLRQQQEATRKQSTPVAEESEGETRRHESDNRGAESTPPAPDDPPEVFQGRRVSTFDIPTKKIANGTVGEDSASGSGKEQLTVEDNCTVKVQQQKEQEQEQPHQTASAAATSSTERVSSKETKSPTAQDEEAPVRRDRSASIGSIPVVEQNRTMVFLIGQTDLRLISPDRKQVLLHKAFRDVASCVHGHKNADHFGIICRDVNNDGYIGYVFKCQSEQVAADIVLAISLAFTACSEQKQKDKAAAQIFSCEHCPMLWYHKLCTDTEGHSDKKTQYMIFKRIDTTLTEDEQRLLMEKYHGAEEAAGSSLGEQNQFLMMLLRAHCESKQQRHVHDTVEHRAEFLNQYLGGSGIFMKAKRSLTSSFDHLLKRRTSRDDFVAGSLKDSSSTGELKDGSFEPVTRARASTIGSSPSMGRKNSDLGNGTTPQLKSPMMDIFIKVGNNPRDHSHAGSWRQAMLHRVVTPSKNMKSGPEEYMSPLRTTGTPAKKRTREELRELWRVGIKQTIILNRMDKENAHLQARQNAIKSNEIRRVKLEYDEITVCDKRSAEQWDALLDNSTPGAITPANQALLYQTMRNGVPRSRRGEIWMYLAEQYAYHHPEPIDTTNFPNFNTPYHVLLKNLTEHQHAIFIDLGRTFPDHKYYKDALGVGQLSLFNLLKAYSILDPELGYCQGLGFICAVLLLHLEEADAFELLKHLMFRREMRAKYLPDMKQFQLQLYQLSRLLKDHIPELYDWFDQHDISQTLYAAPWILTVFSSHFPLGFVVRVFDLLFLESFDVFFRCAIALLEAHKEQLMQRDNFEDIMSYLKNIIPKIDADVMEKVFRDVFRCDFSRQLIEYQVEYNVLQEEMSSQNYYRESHNRLKAEHQQLNTQLQFTQSNLMQLESTRLLHQEQIHSLQTQVQTLENTVHTLVRFIEQTVDVRSDFVLPNDVCRIMQQVQELQQQQQQKKRSPIFVDRKIGKSISFNSNLGLTLNVLEEANEPDGPGTPTKKRHPYFQNSFNQMRQQRDSLWLHKLDECNSTSPEHGAGNGTASTSQSSASIKALSGNSDDSGIATPISPQLHAPSTTPMVAESRPLVPFENHPLSSCGDVAVQYNGTTQLKSLKPRAQSRHGSVSSIVSETSNEPRPQVATDRS, encoded by the exons CTATCGGTCGGTGTTGAGGACGGCGTGCTGGCAGCATACAACACGGACTTTGAGCTACAGTTCGAGCACAAGCTGAAATACATCCTCGGCTACTGCAG AGTGATCGTGAAGCAGGAAAAGGGCAAAAAGAATTCCGACTTTCTTATACCGAAAGCGGCCAGCACACGACCACAGCCGATCACGGTCGGCAACGACAATGTGGCGGAAATTTTTGGGCCCGAGTTTGGGTTGGTGTATCTGCTCAAAAATCCCCAGGATCCACTGCTACACATACACTTTTACGAGTGTGAAAAGTATGAACAG ATGGCCGAACTGATACAGCAGATGCGTGATCCGGCCACGATCGGTGGTGGTTCGGTCGGCAGCATACCGCAGAGCATCGTCTCCTCCAGTGCGAATCCGAACGACCTCCAGAAGGCGCTCCGCAACCAGGGCATCCATTCGACGCCGGCCTCGAATCTGAAGCTTTCGGAGCAGATGCGGCACGCACAGCACGACAGCAGCCCCACGCTGGCGTACCATCTGccggcacagcagcagcagtacccgCACCAGAACGGTGGTCCGAACCGGTTGGCCACATCGAAAAGCTACTCCGGTGGGTTAAACCATTCGACCGGCGGTGTGAACGGTCCgaccagcagtagcagcatcTCGTCCAGCCTCTCCTCGCTGCCGGACATATCGGCGAACAACTCGCAGTTCTTCGAGGTGCTGTACGTCGGCAAGATCAAGGTGTCACACAAGCGGGTACCGTGCACCTTCATCGATGACGCGCTGCCCAAGTTCAAGGCGTACGATGCGGAGAAGCTGCGCCAGCAGCAGGAAGCCACACGAAAG CAAAGCACACCCGTCGCTGAGGAATCGGAAGGTGAAACGCGGCGCCATGAGTCCGATAATAGAGGCGCGGAGTCCACACCGCCAGCACCGGACGATCCACCCGAAGTCTTCCAGGGTCGCCGTGTCAGCACGTTCGATATACCGACGAAGAAAAT CGCGAATGGTACCGTGGGAGAAGACAGTGCGTCCGGCAGTGGTAAAGAACAGCTTACGGTAGAGGACAACTGCACCGTAAAGGTGCAGCAACAGAAGGAACAAGAGCAGGAACAACCGCATCAGACAGCATCTGCTGCAGCAACATCCAGCACAGAGCGTGTTTCCAGCAAAGAAACAAAGTCACCAACGGCTCAAGATGAGGA GGCCCCAGTTCGACGTGATCGTTCAGCTTCCATCGGATCGATACCGGTGGTCGAGCAGAACCGCACGATGGTGTTCCTGATCGGGCAAACAGATCTGCGCCTGATCAGCCCCGATCGGAAGCAGGTACTGCTGCACAAAGCGTTCCGCGATGTGGCCAGCTGCGTACACGGCCACAAAAATGCCGACCACTTCGGTATTATCTGCCGGGATGTGAACAACGACGGTTACATCGGGTACGTGTTCAAGTGCCAGTCGGAACAGGTCGCCGCTGACATCGTGCTGGCAATCTCGCTAGCCTTCACGGCCTGCTCCGAGCAGAAGCAGAAGGACAAGGCAGCGGCCCAGATATTCTCCTGCGAGCACTGTCCGATGCTCTGGTACCACAAGCTGTGCACCGATACCGAGGGTCATAGCGACAAGAAGACGCAGTACATGATCTTCAAGCGCATCGACACCACGCTCACCGAGGACGAGCAGCGGCTGCTGATGGAGAAGTACCACGGGGCGGAGGAGGCGGCCGGTAGCAGCTTGGGCGAGCAGAATCAATTtctgatgatgctgctgcgggCCCACTGTGAgtcgaagcagcagcggcaCGTACACGATACGGTCGAACACAGGGCCGAGTTCTTGAATCAGTATCTTGGCGGCAGTGGTATCTTCATGAAGGCGAAACGGTCGCTTACTAGCTCGTTTGATCATCTGCTGAAAAGACGCACCAGCAGGGACGATTTCGTGGCGGGAAGCTTGAAGGATTCGAGCTCGACCGGTGAGCTGAAGGATGGCAGTTTTGAGCCGGTTACACGCGCCCGGGCCTCGACGATCGGGTCCAGCCCGTCGATGGGACGCAAGAATTCCGACCTCGGCAACGGGACCACGCCACAGCTGAAGTCACCCATGATGGATAT CTTCATCAAGGTGGGCAACAACCCGAGAGATCATAGCCATGCCGGGTCATGGCGGCAGGCGATGCTGCATCGTGTGGTGACACCGTCGAAGAACATGAAGAGTGGCCCCGAGGAATACATGTCACCATTGCGCACTACCGGCACACCGGCAAAGAAGCGCACCCGGGAAGAGTTGCGGGAGCTTTGGCGCGTTGGCATCAAGCAAACCATCATCCTGAACCGCATGGATAAGGAGAATGCCCATCTGCAGGCACGCCAGAATGCGATCAAATCTAACGAGATACGCCGCGTGAAGCTGGAGTACGATGAGATTACGGTTTGCGACAAACGGTCTGCCGAGCAGTGGGATGCACTGTTGGATAATAGCACACCGGGTGCAATAACTCCCGCCAATCAGGCACTGCTGTACCAGACGATGAGGAATGGTGTGCCACGATCGCGGCGCGGTGAGATCTGGATGTATCTGGCGGAGCAGTATGCGTACCATCATCCAGAACCGATCGATACTACCAACTTCCCGAACTTTAACACACCGTACCATGTGCTGCTGAAGAATTTGACCGAACACCAGCACGCCATCTTTATTGATTTAG GTCGTACATTCCCGGATCACAAGTACTACAAGGACGCGCTTGGAGTTGGACAACTTTCGCTGTTTAATCTGCTGAAGGCATACTCCATTCTCGATCCGGAGCTGGGTTACTGTCAGGGGTTAGGGTTTATTTGCGCCGTTTTGTTGCTGCAC CTTGAAGAAGCCGACGCATTCGAGCTGCTTAAGCATCTGATGTTCCGAAGGGAAATGCGCGCCAAATATCTGCCGGACATGAAACAGTTTCAGCTGCAGCTGTACCAGCTGTCCCGGCTACTTAAGGACCACATACCGGAGCTGTACGATTGGTTCGATCAGCATGACATTTCGCAAACCCTGTACGCGGCACCCTGGATACTGACCGTGTTCAGCTCACACTTTCCGCTCGGGTTCGTTGTGCGCGTGTTCGATCTGCTGTTTCTCGAATCGTTCGACGTGTTCTTCCGGTGTGCGATCGCACTGCTGGAGGCGCACAAGGAGCAGCTGATGCAGCGTGACAACTTCGAGGACATCATGAGCTACCTGAAGAACATCATTCCCAAGATCGATGCCGATGTGATGGAGAAGGTTTTTCGGGATGTGTTCCGGTGCGATTTCTCGCGTCAGCTGATCGAATACCAGGTCGAATATAATGTGCTGCAGGAAGAGATGTCGTCCCAGAACTACTACCGGGAAAGCCACAACCGGCTGAAGGCGGAACACCAGCAGCTCAACACGCAGCTCCAGTTCACGCAGTCCAACCTGATGCAGCTGGAAAGCACGCGCCTGCTGCACCAGGAACAGATCCATTCGCTGCAGACGCAGGTGCAAACGCTCGAAAACACCGTCCACACGCTCGTGCGGTTCATCGAGCAAACGGTTGACGTGCGTTCGGACTTTGTGCTGCCGAACGACGTGTGTCGCATTATGCAGCAGGTCCAGGaactccagcagcagcagcagcaaaagaagCGCTCGCCAATATTCGTCGATCGTAAGATTGGCAAATCGATCTCGTTCAACAGCAACCTTGGCCTGACGCTTAACGTGCTGGAAGAAGCGAACGAACCGGACGGCCCGGGAACGCCGACGAAGAAAAGGCATCCCTACTTCCAGAACTCGTTCAACCAGATGCGCCAGCAGCGGGACAGTCTGTGGCTGCACAAGCTCGACGAATGCAACAGCACCAGTCCCGAGCATGGGGCGGGCAACGGCACCGCCAGCACATCCCAGTCATCGGCCAGCATCAAGGCACTGTCCGGCAACAGTGATGACAGTGGTATAGCGACACCGATAAGCCCCCAGCTGCACGCACCGTCGACGACGCCGATGGTGGCGGAAAGTCGACCACTGGTCCCGTTCGAAAACCATCCACTCAGCAGCTGTGGTGATGTGGCGGTACAGTACAACGGCACAACGCAGCTAAAGTCGCTGAAACCGCGTGCGCAATCACGCCACGGTTCCGTCTCGTCGATCGTCAGCGAAACGAGCAACGAACCACGGCCCCAAGTCGCGACGGATCGAAGTTAA